GTTCCGTGGCCCATTTTTCCTGAATGTTAACGTTGGCTGAGGAAGTAAAACGACACGGCGTTTCATTCCCACATCAAAAAACGACAGTGCTTGTATTTGGACCCACGGAAGGTCCAATAATAAATGGGCTTTTTTACgagcaaacaaacaaactaattAGAAAACAACAGCACGTGAAGTCGAGAGGCTATTCTCGTCTTTGCCGTTCCCGGTTAAGCATCACCTCGACCATTAGATCATTCCATGAATCAATCGGACCGGGTAAGCACCAATGAAGACAATCGTTCTGAACCTGATTCAGCTCCTTGTTCTTCAGCCCAGCGAAAGGATTTGGATACCGGTACGGTCCCGGATGTCCATCTGGTCGGAGAAGCGACATTGAAGTTGTGTCAAGTAATACAATGTTTGAATTGGAACCTTCTTGTTGTGTAGTAGTAGTCTTATAGAACTCTTCAAGCTCGATATCACGCATCGATACATCCTCGCTCTTCATCTCTCCTTCGCTGCCTTCCGTAAACGGCATTGTTCGGTTACAGAAACCACCAGAGTCCCACTCTCCATTCTCGAAATGATCAGGTGTTGTTGTTCTGAAGAGAACCTGAGCTTTATGGTTCGGTTCAGCGACAAAGTCTAAAACCAAATGAAGAACCTTTCGGTACGAGTATAGATAACCGAGTTCGGTCATATTGTTCTTCCCTTGGCAGTAATGGCATCCGGTTACGGTGTTGTTTTCATGGAAGATTGTTGTTTTGAGGAACCATTTTCCACCGGAGATGACAACGTAGTCGAAATTGATGTACTGATCAGTCCATTTCTGGTCTAGCTTGTCGAGGTGTACTCGAATGTCTGAGAAAGGAACTCCGTTCTCAAAGGTTTCAGCTTTTACAAGGAAAGGAGACCAAATGACAGAGAGTGTGAAGTTGTAAGAAGGGAATCTCCAGATCCTTGATTTGTATTCCTTGTCATGGAAGatatcttctacttcttctacCTAAAACAAGGGCAAGTAGATTTAAGGCTGCTGCTATACAGAGAAATGAAATTAGAGAAACTGTTGTTGTACCTGAGAGAGAATGCAGAGGAGGGATTGGACATGGTTACGAGAGATGGAATCACCGATAAAAGCCAACCATTTGTTCCTCATATTGTCAAGGAATTGCTCAGGGTTAAACCTCGGGAGATCGCAATCGCGAGGTTGCCATCTCCATCGAAGGTAATTCACATCTGGCCTTCCGTTTTTCAAGCAATTTTGGTAATCTTGGATATGACGGCAAGAGACATTGGTGTAGATTGGCCCTGATGGGTCTGGTACCCAATTCCCGATAAAGATATCACACTTGGTTGAAACTACAATTGTTCAAACACTTGGTGAGcacaaatccaaaataagAATTTCTTCTCAAAACCCAATTTCCTCACGTTGCTTGGGTCTTACTCTATTGAATTTGAGACTAAAGTAGTGATGATCGGAAAAAGATGATCTCTTACCATTCTGTGAAGCAATGGTTGTGATGTTTGCTGGGGAATCGACAGAGGCTGAAGTTTGAGTGATGGCAGTGAGACCTGAAGGATCCGGCGGGAGAGATTCCGGCGAGGATCGAACGGTGGGAACCGGAGAGACGGTGGAATTAGTGATGAGAAAACGGTAAGCGAGACCgatcaaaaggaagaaagCGACGGATTTGAGGAAAATTTGATTGCGTTGGTGAGAGGAACCAAATGGGGTTCCTTCAATCTTGATGCTCTTAGATATTAATCTCAATGAATCCATTGCAATTAGAGAGAAGAGCAGATCACTGAGTTTTTTCAAATGTTTCCCTAATTAGCTTTCTGGAGGTTTTTGGTTGGCGTTGAAAGCGAGGAActtcatcattataaaaaagaCACAGCGGAtcctgtttttttctttttttctcagaAGTACTAAAACATGTTAGTAATAATTAACtcgagtttttttgtttgcatgtGTTTGAATTACTGTAATTGTTTCCACTTTGTTTATGTCGGTCGTGGCTTCATTTAATTTGTGGAGAGAtattcagaagaagaaaataatctaATGATTAGGCAtccataattgtttttaaagttaCAATTATACAACTGTAAAGCGCGAATCGTGTACTTGTTGTCTCTTTAAACATGATTAAGCCATTGCTATTACGGGTGACATGGTACCATTAATTATTTCCAACGTAGACAGGATTACAGTAATCTCTACATTTATGGAAATTAGGTGATTAGTTTGTATTTGTAGTGTCTATCAAACGAAACTCGATAAGGATGGTCCTACAGTatttattgattaattatcACTTATCAGGAGCAAAGATAGAGacttgttctctctctcttttttcaacTAAAGACAGAGACCTCGCACTTAGATTTAATGGTTGAAACTTGTAACTAAAACTACTTGTGagtatataaattagtatCTAGTTTATGCTTTACACATCTAATTAGacgaaaaaatatattttgtcttcTGATAACCGTGGTAATTTTCAtgctaattttgttttaaacgTTCTatctagagaaaaaaaaaaaatcgttctATCTAGACGGTAGAATTAGTTCTCGGtgatttaaaacataaactaatCTTTAGACATGAATTAGTCGTTTTAGACAGACTAGATTAtcgactctgtttttttatatggaGTAGGGTACACCACGACCACGAGGCCCATTGTGAATAAATTATTCCATGGGCTTTAAATATTTGCTACGTGGACCCATCTTACTTGAAGTTGATTTTGGATCTACCATACCagtgtgttttctttcttgaaaacGATTTAACAAGTACACACAGCCTGGACagatctataaatatatacatttatcttttgtcacaaaatcaaacaaatattattttatttcccaACAGGCAACAGGTTATCCACaataaaaaatgatcaatTTACATAAACCAGATCACAAGATATAAAACCATACGGTTTATCtcttagacaaaaaaaaaaaaagtaagagaaaGAATGGAACATTGTAAGAGAAcccccaaaaaagaaactaaacccaaaaacagaATAGCAAATAAGTTTTGGGTCAGAATATAAGCAAAGATGTGTTATATATCAATCAcaaagaataatttacaaatcaGAGAGGTCAAAACAAAGCTGACGAAGCTTCACGAGACTAATGATCTTGGAACCCTCATGCCAAATCCATGCTTCACCTTGTCAACCCTGATTCAATTTTCAACCATAAAATTTCAGAATCAACTAAATGATTGAtgtaaaaatttgattacatGGAATTGTGTTGTGCTTACGTTGGAGCTAATCTGCCAAGACTCTTAAGTTCTTCACCAGAGTCTCCATCAAGAACTCTTCCTGCTATATCAATGATGTAAGAACGGTTCTTGCCTCGAGGAAGACCTCTACTTGATAGTAACTCTAGGTCTCTCTCGTGAAGCTCTCTTCCGTTTACAAACACACTCGTGTTTCCTGCACCGCAGTTATCCGGCATTGGTCGACTAAACTCCTCTATAAATGGCTGCATCAACCAACAATTGTTTCCCATTTCCTCATCAAGTACCAATCAATACAAAGAATTATGAAACAGTGTACTGGAATTCAAAGCAATATAGAAGAGATGTGAAAGTTCTTACTGGTATTATACCGAGACAAGGGTTTCCCATCACTCCCCAGAATCCAGCACGGTAATCATACCTGGTCAGAATCATAACATAAAGATGGTTTCTTGAACGACTGATCAATTCTTTTGACGTAGATTTATCAAAACGTAACCCCAAACATACCAGTATTTGCCAGCTTGAACTGGCCCAGCTTGTTTCTCAGCGCTAATAACCAGATCTTCTGGTATCAGATACCCATTCACCCAAACCTCTAGCTGCTCGTTGTTTTGGTCGTTAGAACTGATATTATTTGTGACCTCTGCGAAACTGTGCTCACTACTCTGCTTTCGGTTTCTTGGTCGTCTCCCTTCTTTGCTGGCTTTTGAGATCCTTGAATCTTCAGACTCCTCGGTGTTAGTATAGTACTCATTATAAGAAACATCTGTCTCAGTAGCTACTGATTCTGATTTCAGGGAGTCTTGTTTCGTGTATGATTCTTGCTTATAGTACCCTAACTGCGCCATTCCGTAAGTGATTGCAGCTCGGTTTACATTAGAATACTCAAAGAGCTCAAGAAGATTGGACTTTtccggaggaggaggaggaggaaccTTCGCGCCTTGGGCTCTGCTGCGAACAGACTTGACGACCTGTTTCCGCGGCTCACTAGAAATGCTTGACCTGTCTTCATCGTTTGAGTGATCACTAGGCGATACAGCATGGACAATTTTCGTTTCCTGGTGTATTCTTGGTTCTTCATCATTGAGTGGATAATCATCTACCACAGGGATTGGTGAGCTTCTATCTTCAACCTCTACAGAAACCCGGTTCGTAGTTTCCCCCAGGGcagaagatgagaaaacaaGCTTCTTATCAACAACTCTGAACGTGATAACCTCAGAACAAGCACCACATTGCATCTTTTGTTGCCTTTCCTGAccaagaagcttcttcttaggCACATATAGCAGCTCAAAGCAACTGTGACAAGCAATAAAAGGCGCACCGCCTGCTAGAGGATGGCAACGACGTGAATCAGTATCAGACACAGCTTGTTGAACATACCCACGAGCAAAAGCACCACCCATTTCAGAATCAATTTCACTAGGCCACCTCGTGTGAACACCACCATGTGGACTAAAGGGTCCAACTTTCTCACCGTGGTGCAAAGCCGGGCTAAATGGGACATCACCATACCTACTTGGCGTACCCGGAAAGAATCTAGGGTCCTGTAACTGTGACTCAAGTATATCAGAGCCAATGTCTACATACTGTCCTTGAGGATAGGGTGGACGAGGCGGCATCTGATTAGGGTAATGACTTGGTCCTTGATAAAAGTTTTGAGGTATCCTATGCACTGGGAATCCATAAGGGTCTCTATAAGCTGGAACATGAGGTTGGTTACTCGCGGTAGGATACATTCCATAAGGAAATGGCTCAGGGTATGGATTGTAATAAGAAGGAGGAGGTCCATGATGGGCATGGAAACCCATTGGTGGCTGATCAACAACAGTAGCATTATTACCTCCACCACGGAGAAGATGATCTTTAATAGAATCAAGCTTTCTCAAAAGCTCGGCTTGTTGTTTATCAGTGTACTGAATTGGGTTGTTTCTGGTGGTTGTGttcttagaagaagaagaatctgaatcaGTCTCTTCCTCCTTTCTCGAGCTCTTGACGAATCTCTGAGAACCAGGTCGTGAATTCGAATCGTCTAGGCGATTTCTCATCGGGCTAGTAGCGGATTCATTGAGATCCTCCTTAAAGCCTCTGTCTTCATCACTTCTTGAGGAACCAGTATCTGCTCCATAAACGTCACCGCTTGTCCtcatcggaaaaaaaaaacaaaaattctccGACGAAGACCAGCTTCTAGGGTTTTGCTTGTTTAAACTGCAACAGAAATAATAATCCttgaattcaaacaaaatccGAAATTATCAACAAATTCTCTAATCGAATCTTCTCCAATCCGCGAATAGTAACATGGTAGAGcaaatcttaaaattttcCTAGAGACTAGTTCAAGAGTTTCCATGATTGCACAGCATCCAAAACGGGAAAGACAAGACAGAGAGATATAGGAAAATCAAACGCACCTCGAAGAAGAGTGATTCCGGCGTCAgtattatgaatattttttgggCAATTTCTTCGTCTCCGGTGAGAATCAAGCTTTTAGTCTCTTTGACGCAgccattttttaatattaaaggAGTTTTGTGAAAATTTCAGAggaatttatttaaataatcaaaagacTTCGAACAATAGCTCTACTTTTCTTGCTTCGTTTTCCCGGGAATCTACCAACTAGGAACAATTAGATCGACAATGGAGTTTAAGAATTTTGACATATCTAGAAACTATGAGTCTTACCAGGTCAAGTTGACCAAGAGATAACGTGACGACCAAAAATAatgcaacaaaataaaaatagtagtaACTAATGAATTGGTTGGATCGATTCGAATTTAACTGCATTTGAAAGGTGAAAGTTAAAGTACCAAATTAGGTCTTTGATATATTTGTGTCTCGCTGCTCCAAAACCAACAATACCTTGAACTACACACACTATTCATCATGGCCATGGTGGGTTTAGTTTATAACGATGAATGTGTACGTATTTTATACATGTATTGTATAATATTATCTTGTCAAAATAGATGGTGTGCCATGTTCCCAGACGTGCTCATAACTTGAAttcttttcatcatcatcatctttaaaaagtttagaGATGTATTTTAGTTGTTGgaattgtattttatattagGGTGACAATGACAAATGTTATAGCTGTAAAGTATTTTTTGTACAAATCAGCTGCTTAGTTTGTTTACTCCACTTGCTTATAATGTTATATTTGACAAATCTGTTGGtattaaaatcataataacGTACttatcaccaaaaaaaaaaaagaaatcatagCTTCATTCATCTAAAACTAGAGTGGGGACTTTTTGGTCATATCACAATCAATGACATAATAAAAGCGTCGGAGGATGGATGTGACGGAGTCGGCGGTGGCGGAGATATTGAAATTGACGAGAGACAGAGCCAAAGCTCCGAACCACGCCATGTCTCTAGTCCCCGGCGGAATCGCTGTTCCCCTTTTTTGTTAAGGTAATTTTCAGGCAGATTAGTCAAGGTTCcttatttttgatgtttttatcCACATTCGAAGCCCAAAATTTGATTAGTGTAATTTGATGGTGTTTGATAGATTGTAGAAATAGTGGAGCAGGCCTAGTTTACTTCACTTCAGCGTTGAGCCTCTACAGTCTAGGCACATAATTTTGCCTCATAtgatttgtttcctttaaGATAATATTGTAGCTAGTAGCTACTGAATCAATCAGTCACTAGCCTGAACAATATACGAGCCTAGTAGTATCTGTAGGAAACTTTgaataaagaagaattttATCGTTTTCGATAGATATGTAGTGGAGTGTGTGTCACCACATACGAGTTAGTATGTCTTTTGACTTGTACAGCATTTTGAACTTGCTATTATGAACCTATTCTTTTTCCCTGCAGACTAGGAAAGCTCAGAGTCAGAGGCATGTCCAGAGTTTGATCGTCGTATCCTTGGGCTTATCAATATCAGCTGACTCTCAGAGTTTGCTCTCATGCTTTGCCCACCACAAGGGCTTAGTGGCGGATGCCTTGATCGTCCTCTCGGAGTTGTCCCTGAACAGAATCCAAAGGCTAGtgacacaaaacaaaaaaattagtacaAGTAACCAAGTTCATATTTGTTAGGGagcctatatatatatatatatattggctGATGATAATCTCACCTGGTTTTTGAATTGGTTTCAGGCTAGAAGCTCTTTTCAGAAGATTTGAAACCTGCTTCTTGCTCATACCAACATCATTTGAGGAGCATGACAATCTTCTTTCCTTGGCATATGACAACTGCTCATCTGATCCTGCCCCACCCTCATCCTCGCTACACGAAGCCCATTCACTTCCTGATTCCGATGGTTCCCGGAGATTATCCTTTTCACACGTTTTTGCCCGTTCCACAACCCTATATGCAAACATTTGAAAAGGAACCTGTGAAACTTTGGTTAGCTCTGTAGATTCCCAAGAAAGCTTCTGCAATAGCTTTGTCTCGATCTCGCAGTAATCCACAGTAGGCGCAATGGACGGGTCTTGTTGGCTACTACTGTAACATTCCGGGTTCAAAGCTAGAAACCGTTTGATATACCGGAGAATTCTGCTTATCGATGAGAAAGTTGGACGCTGATTGGGATCAGCATGCCAGCATCGTTTTGTCAGGTTTGTTATGAACTTTGGTGAATTAAATGGAAAAAGCGGTCTCTCCCCGGCCCTAATGTTTCTACTCATCTTATCTCCTTGCAGGTGGCTATCTTCAAATGGTACTTTACCTGTCAGAAGCTCAAAGCTAACCATCCCAAAGCTATACACGTCAGATTTATCACTATACTTAAGGCTTCCTGCAGTTCCACTCTGTTCTTGCTCCTCTAGAACTTCTGGAGAATACCATATGAATGGAAAATTCTCATTCTGACTCGTCAAAGAAGCACTTTTACTAGAGAATCCCTTGACAGAATTCAACCCGAACCCAAAAATCTTCCCAAGCAGATACCCATCTCCGGATTGGTTACTTCTTGGTTTGACAAGAATGTTTGATGGATTCAACTCTCCGTGGTATATTCTCTTCGAGTGAAGATATTCCATACCCAAAGCTATCTGAAGCATCAGATCAACCGCGACCGGGAGGGAGAGAGTGTTCTTCTTCCTAGGACCACATACCTCTTTGATGTGCATTCCAAGGGTTTTCCTCATCAGTTCCATGACCAAGAAacactctttcttctcctcatccGTGAATCCGCAGAGGTAATATACAATGTTTGGGTGTGAAAGAGATAGCAATGGAGTAATCTGAGGAAGCAAAGCATCAATATCCCCAAAGAAATGCCTAAGCGCAAAGCTCTCGCCTAACCAGGTAATCTCCTTGTACTGACTTCCA
This sequence is a window from Arabidopsis thaliana chromosome 1 sequence. Protein-coding genes within it:
- a CDS encoding hypothetical protein (DUF3133) (Protein of unknown function (DUF3133); CONTAINS InterPro DOMAIN/s: Protein of unknown function DUF3133 (InterPro:IPR021480); BEST Arabidopsis thaliana protein match is: Protein of unknown function (DUF3133) (TAIR:AT4G01090.1); Has 702 Blast hits to 662 proteins in 107 species: Archae - 0; Bacteria - 15; Metazoa - 235; Fungi - 59; Plants - 328; Viruses - 0; Other Eukaryotes - 65 (source: NCBI BLink).); this translates as MRTSGDVYGADTGSSRSDEDRGFKEDLNESATSPMRNRLDDSNSRPGSQRFVKSSRKEEETDSDSSSSKNTTTRNNPIQYTDKQQAELLRKLDSIKDHLLRGGGNNATVVDQPPMGFHAHHGPPPSYYNPYPEPFPYGMYPTASNQPHVPAYRDPYGFPVHRIPQNFYQGPSHYPNQMPPRPPYPQGQYVDIGSDILESQLQDPRFFPGTPSRYGDVPFSPALHHGEKVGPFSPHGGVHTRWPSEIDSEMGGAFARGYVQQAVSDTDSRRCHPLAGGAPFIACHSCFELLYVPKKKLLGQERQQKMQCGACSEVITFRVVDKKLVFSSSALGETTNRVSVEVEDRSSPIPVVDDYPLNDEEPRIHQETKIVHAVSPSDHSNDEDRSSISSEPRKQVVKSVRSRAQGAKVPPPPPPEKSNLLELFEYSNVNRAAITYGMAQLGYYKQESYTKQDSLKSESVATETDVSYNEYYTNTEESEDSRISKASKEGRRPRNRKQSSEHSFAEVTNNISSNDQNNEQLEVWVNGYLIPEDLVISAEKQAGPVQAGKYWYDYRAGFWGVMGNPCLGIIPPFIEEFSRPMPDNCGAGNTSVFVNGRELHERDLELLSSRGLPRGKNRSYIIDIAGRVLDGDSGEELKSLGRLAPTVDKVKHGFGMRVPRSLVS
- the TBL25 gene encoding TRICHOME BIREFRINGENCE-LIKE 25 (TRICHOME BIREFRINGENCE-LIKE 25 (TBL25); CONTAINS InterPro DOMAIN/s: Protein of unknown function DUF231, plant (InterPro:IPR004253); BEST Arabidopsis thaliana protein match is: TRICHOME BIREFRINGENCE-LIKE 26 (TAIR:AT4G01080.1); Has 1353 Blast hits to 1335 proteins in 35 species: Archae - 0; Bacteria - 0; Metazoa - 0; Fungi - 6; Plants - 1340; Viruses - 0; Other Eukaryotes - 7 (source: NCBI BLink).) — its product is MDSLRLISKSIKIEGTPFGSSHQRNQIFLKSVAFFLLIGLAYRFLITNSTVSPVPTVRSSPESLPPDPSGLTAITQTSASVDSPANITTIASQNVSTKCDIFIGNWVPDPSGPIYTNVSCRHIQDYQNCLKNGRPDVNYLRWRWQPRDCDLPRFNPEQFLDNMRNKWLAFIGDSISRNHVQSLLCILSQVEEVEDIFHDKEYKSRIWRFPSYNFTLSVIWSPFLVKAETFENGVPFSDIRVHLDKLDQKWTDQYINFDYVVISGGKWFLKTTIFHENNTVTGCHYCQGKNNMTELGYLYSYRKVLHLVLDFVAEPNHKAQVLFRTTTPDHFENGEWDSGGFCNRTMPFTEGSEGEMKSEDVSMRDIELEEFYKTTTTQQEGSNSNIVLLDTTSMSLLRPDGHPGPYRYPNPFAGLKNKELNQVQNDCLHWCLPGPIDSWNDLMVEVMLNRERQRRE
- a CDS encoding Protein kinase superfamily protein (Protein kinase superfamily protein; FUNCTIONS IN: protein serine/threonine/tyrosine kinase activity, kinase activity; INVOLVED IN: protein amino acid phosphorylation; LOCATED IN: cellular_component unknown; EXPRESSED IN: pollen tube; CONTAINS InterPro DOMAIN/s: Protein kinase, catalytic domain (InterPro:IPR000719), Serine/threonine-protein kinase domain (InterPro:IPR002290), Tyrosine-protein kinase, catalytic domain (InterPro:IPR020635), Serine-threonine/tyrosine-protein kinase (InterPro:IPR001245), Protein kinase-like domain (InterPro:IPR011009); BEST Arabidopsis thaliana protein match is: Protein kinase family protein (TAIR:AT1G64300.2); Has 73829 Blast hits to 73194 proteins in 2427 species: Archae - 72; Bacteria - 7086; Metazoa - 29204; Fungi - 5761; Plants - 19826; Viruses - 200; Other Eukaryotes - 11680 (source: NCBI BLink).); protein product: MADFLLKHLGDGNESPKLFPSSLLDNTKDYQVKKRLGNGSQYKEITWLGESFALRHFFGDIDALLPQITPLLSLSHPNIVYYLCGFTDEEKKECFLVMELMRKTLGMHIKEVCGPRKKNTLSLPVAVDLMLQIALGMEYLHSKRIYHGELNPSNILVKPRSNQSGDGYLLGKIFGFGLNSVKGFSSKSASLTSQNENFPFIWYSPEVLEEQEQSGTAGSLKYSDKSDVYSFGMVSFELLTGKVPFEDSHLQGDKMSRNIRAGERPLFPFNSPKFITNLTKRCWHADPNQRPTFSSISRILRYIKRFLALNPECYSSSQQDPSIAPTVDYCEIETKLLQKLSWESTELTKVSQVPFQMFAYRVVERAKTCEKDNLREPSESGSEWASCSEDEGGAGSDEQLSYAKERRLSCSSNDVGMSKKQVSNLLKRASSLKPIQKPGEIIISQYIYIYIGSLTNMNLVTCTNFFVLCH